Proteins co-encoded in one Brassica oleracea var. oleracea cultivar TO1000 chromosome C4, BOL, whole genome shotgun sequence genomic window:
- the LOC106341405 gene encoding cytochrome P450 710A1-like: MIISVSILVSLAPYIASALLLFLFLEQLSYHVKKRNIPGPFFVPPIIGSAVSLVTDPTTFWDKQSATAGTSPGLSANYLIGKFIVYIRDTELSHQIFSNVRPDAFHLVGHPFGKKLFGDHNLIYMFGEDHKSVRRQLAPNFTPKALSTYTTLQQLVILRHLRRWEETFSGESGPVSLRNLVRELNLETSQTVFVGPYLDKEARNMFRTDYNIFTLGSMALPIDLPGFAFGEARRAVTRLADTLAVCAGKSKARMAAGEEPTCLIDFWMQAIVEESPAPPHSGDEEIGGFLFDFLFAAQDASTSSLLWAVGLLDSHPEVLRRVREEVARIWQHDSNALITVDQLAEMKYTRCVAREVVRFRPPATMVPHVSAKDFPLTTSYTIPKGTIVFPSVFDSSFQGFTEPDRFDPDRFSEARKEDQAFKRNFLAFGWGPHQCVGQRYALNHLVLFIAMFSTLLDFKRVRSDGCDEIVYCPTISPKDGCTVVLSRRVAAFPDLPLN; encoded by the coding sequence ATGATTATATCTGTTTCCATATTAGTCTCTCTCGCACCATACATAGCCTCAGCATTGCTTCTCTTCCTTTTCCTAGAGCAACTCTCTTACCATGTCAAGAAACGTAACATCCCTGGCCCTTTCTTTGTCCCTCCCATCATCGGAAGCGCCGTCTCTCTCGTCACTGACCCCACTACCTTCTGGGACAAGCAATCCGCAACGGCCGGAACCTCCCCCGGCCTCTCCGCCAACTACCTCATCGGAAAATTCATCGTATACATCAGAGACACAGAGCTCTCCCACCAAATCTTCTCCAACGTCCGTCCCGATGCTTTCCACCTCGTGGGACATCCCTTCGGCAAGAAGCTATTCGGTGATCACAACCTCATCTACATGTTCGGTGAGGATCATAAATCAGTTCGTCGCCAGCTTGCTCCCAACTTCACCCCAAAAGCACTCTCAACCTACACTACCCTCCAGCAGTTAGTTATCCTCCGTCATCTACGCCGGTGGGAGGAAACATTCTCCGGCGAGTCAGGACCCGTGTCGCTGCGAAACCTAGTCCGTGAACTTAACCTAGAAACCTCTCAGACAGTTTTCGTCGGACCGTACCTTGACAAAGAAGCAAGAAACATGTTCCGTACGGATTACAATATCTTCACCCTCGGATCCATGGCCTTACCGATAGACCTTCCAGGGTTCGCCTTCGGCGAAGCTCGCCGCGCGGTGACTAGGCTGGCGGATACACTCGCCGTCTGCGCGGGAAAGTCGAAAGCGAGGATGGCGGCGGGGGAAGAGCCGACGTGCTTGATTGACTTCTGGATGCAGGCCATCGTCGAGGAGAGTCCCGCGCCGCCGCACTCCGGCGACGAAGAGATCGGCGGCTTCCTCTTCGACTTCCTCTTCGCCGCGCAAGACGCGTCCACGTCATCGCTTCTCTGGGCGGTTGGACTTCTTGATTCTCATCCGGAGGTCCTGAGAAGAGTGAGAGAGGAAGTCGCGAGGATATGGCAGCATGACTCCAACGCGTTGATAACAGTCGATCAGCTCGCGGAGATGAAGTACACGCGCTGCGTGGCGCGTGAGGTAGTGAGATTCCGACCGCCAGCGACAATGGTCCCACACGTCTCTGCTAAAGACTTTCCTCTCACTACCTCGTACACTATCCCAAAAGGTACAATTGTCTTTCCCTCGGTTTTCGACTCCTCGTTCCAAGGGTTTACTGAACCGGACCGGTTCGATCCGGATCGGTTTAGCGAGGCTAGGAAAGAAGATCAGGCGTTTAAACGCAATTTCCTAGCGTTTGGATGGGGTCCGCACCAGTGTGTGGGTCAGCGTTACGCCTTGAACCATCTCGTGCTGTTCATCGCAATGTTCTCGACGCTGTTGGATTTCAAGAGGGTTCGATCAGACGGCTGCGATGAGATTGTATACTGTCCCACGATATCGCCTAAGGATGGTTGCACGGTGGTTTTATCGAGGCGTGTTGCAGCGTTTCCCGACTTGCCGTTAAATTGA
- the LOC106339100 gene encoding cytochrome P450 710A1-like, with product MIISVSILVSLAPYIASALLLFLFLEQLSYHVKKRNIPGPFFVPPIIGSAVSLVTDPTTFWDKQSATAGTSPGLSANYLIGKFIVYIRDTELSHQIFSNVRPDAFHLVGHPFGKKLFGDHNLIYMFGEDHKSVRRQLAPNFTPKALSTYTALQQLVILRHLRRWEETFSGESGPVSLRNLVRELNLETSQTVFVGPYLDKEARNMFRTDYNIFTLGSMALPIDLPGFAFGEARRAVTRLADTLAVCAGKSKARMAAGEEPTCLIDFWMQAIVEESPDCKLLQSSFPKPLRKFFKTHQTTQEHQERQKKLRQEDKANPSFSKKLSTICIYIYYTA from the coding sequence ATGATTATATCTGTTTCCATATTAGTCTCTCTCGCACCATACATAGCCTCAGCATTGCTTCTCTTCCTTTTCCTAGAGCAACTCTCTTACCATGTCAAGAAACGTAACATCCCTGGCCCTTTCTTTGTCCCTCCCATCATCGGAAGCGCCGTCTCTCTCGTCACTGACCCCACTACCTTCTGGGACAAGCAATCCGCAACGGCCGGAACCTCCCCCGGCCTCTCCGCCAACTACCTCATCGGAAAATTCATCGTATACATCAGAGACACAGAGCTCTCCCACCAAATCTTCTCCAACGTCCGTCCCGATGCTTTCCACCTCGTGGGACATCCCTTCGGCAAGAAGCTATTCGGTGATCACAACCTCATCTACATGTTCGGTGAGGATCATAAATCAGTTCGTCGCCAGCTTGCTCCCAACTTCACCCCAAAAGCACTCTCAACCTACACTGCCCTCCAGCAGTTAGTTATCCTCCGTCATCTACGCCGGTGGGAGGAAACATTCTCCGGCGAGTCAGGACCCGTGTCGCTGCGAAACCTAGTCCGTGAACTTAACCTAGAAACCTCTCAGACAGTTTTCGTCGGACCGTACCTTGACAAAGAAGCAAGAAACATGTTCCGTACGGATTACAATATCTTCACCCTCGGATCCATGGCCTTACCGATAGACCTTCCAGGGTTCGCCTTCGGCGAAGCTCGCCGCGCGGTGACTAGGCTGGCGGATACACTCGCCGTCTGCGCGGGAAAGTCGAAAGCGAGGATGGCGGCGGGGGAAGAGCCGACGTGCTTGATTGACTTCTGGATGCAGGCCATCGTCGAGGAGAGTCCCGATTGCAAACTCCTTCAATCCAGTTTCCCAAAACCTCTTAGAAAATTCTTCAAAACCCACCAAACAACACAAGAACACCAAGAAAGACAAAAGAAATTAAGGCAAGAAGACAAAGCAAACCCCTCTTTCTCTAAAAAATTATCAACCATTTGCATATATATATACTACACAGCATAA